The Gemmatimonas phototrophica region CCAATGACGTCGTACCACTCGCTGGCCACCATGGTGAGCAGGTCGCTCTCCGTCCACGGGGCGCCAACGAGGACACGCCACCCATCCCGCAGCAGAAACTCGCCCACCATGATGATGCCCAGGGTGTGCTGCTCCCCCGGGACACAGGTCAGCAGCACGTTCCCCACCGGCTCGGCGTGTCCTGATTCGGCCAGGAAGACCTGCGACAAGTCGCGCAGGAGCCGCTGCATGCGCCCCAGTGCCACGGTCACTTCGACGAAATCACACTCGTCATTGTCCCACATGGCGCCCAGCCGACGCGCCGACGGGGCCAGCAGGTCGAGGTAGACGGCTTCCACGCTGGCCCCTTCGGACAGGACCCCGCGAATGAACTGGGCTCCGCGGGCATCGTCAACGCTGCGCACGGCGGTGACAAAGGACAGCACGTCATCTTCAGAGAGCACGCGTCCGGCGGCCGCCGCCATGGCGGGCGACACCGGACCGACCCGGTGACTCGTCATGAGTCGCGGGACCAGCTCGTTCTGGATAGTGCGCTCGAGACGTTCGAGACGCTCGCTGCTCAGCGGCGAAGACAGATGATCCATGACAGCGGGGCTGGAGCCCGGGCGGTGGGTCACCAGAGGGGTGCCGCTCGCAGCGGTTGGGAGGGACGCGCCATGCATGGCCGCGAAGTCTCCTGGGCGCAATTGGCAGGTGAGATAAACCCGGGGTGCGGGCGTACCATAACGAATGAGCGCCGATAATGGTACCAGTCGGTCCAGTTGTCAAGAAAAGTGTACGTCAAGTCTTCTTGACAACTCCTGACCCCAATCGTACCCTGATGTCGTCTGGGCAGCGAACCCCCGGAAGAGAAGGCTGATGACTGCTGTGCCCCCCCAAAAGACGGTTGCGATCGACGCAGCCGCCCATGTCCGTGCGTCGGCTCCCGCTGTACGTACGGGCCTCTATACGCCCGAAGAACGGAAGCGTCGCGACGCCACCAAGTGGACGCTGGTGCAAGGACTTCTTGCGCCGGTGCAGTTCCTGGTCATGGCGATCTCGGTGGCGCTAGTTCTGCGTTACCTCAAGACCGGACAGGGTCTTGAGGCCGCCCACATTTCCATCGTCGTCAAGACGTTTGTGCTTTACACCATCATGGTGACCGGCGCGATCTGGGAAAAAGTGGTGTTCGGACAGTACCTCTTCCACGAGTCGTTCTTCTGGGAAGACGTCGTGAGCTTCTTCGTGATCGGGCAGCACACGGCCTATCTCGTCGGGCTCTACCTCAAATGGGACCCGCGCTTCCTTATGTGGATGGCGCTGGTGGCCTATGCGGCCTACACCGTGAACGCCATCCAATTCATTCTCAAGCTTCGGGCGGCACGTCTGCAGGAAGCGGCTGAAAAGGCGGCCCGTGCGGCCGCCACGGAGCAGATGTCGTGAGTACCGTGCTCGAACTCCCTGTCATTCGCGAGCGTGGGCAGCGGGAAGTGTTTTGCGGCCTCACGGGCATCGTGTGGCTGCATCGCAAGATGCAGGACGCCTTCTTCCTGGTGGTC contains the following coding sequences:
- a CDS encoding cobalamin B12-binding domain-containing protein; the encoded protein is MDHLSSPLSSERLERLERTIQNELVPRLMTSHRVGPVSPAMAAAAGRVLSEDDVLSFVTAVRSVDDARGAQFIRGVLSEGASVEAVYLDLLAPSARRLGAMWDNDECDFVEVTVALGRMQRLLRDLSQVFLAESGHAEPVGNVLLTCVPGEQHTLGIIMVGEFLLRDGWRVLVGAPWTESDLLTMVASEWYDVIGFSVGTESRLNVLRRDIRRLKTASRNPNLQIMVGGQLFADDPSMAEQVGANAIASDAREAPVIARSLLPAARAGLSDANRSEGLGDRGQFREAFRRE
- the bchF gene encoding 2-vinyl bacteriochlorophyllide hydratase, whose translation is MTAVPPQKTVAIDAAAHVRASAPAVRTGLYTPEERKRRDATKWTLVQGLLAPVQFLVMAISVALVLRYLKTGQGLEAAHISIVVKTFVLYTIMVTGAIWEKVVFGQYLFHESFFWEDVVSFFVIGQHTAYLVGLYLKWDPRFLMWMALVAYAAYTVNAIQFILKLRAARLQEAAEKAARAAATEQMS